One Betta splendens chromosome 5, fBetSpl5.4, whole genome shotgun sequence genomic window, GTAATTATACACTGATGTGAATGCATTGAGATGATAGAGACAACCTACATACATGtaaaacagagcaaaacaaatctTTGGTTGGTCAGCATGTCtataatatgtaaaagaaattattattattattggaaaTCTAACTGCACATTTTCACATCTTTGCCTTTAACCTTAACACAAAGGCTTTCTGTTCATCTTCATTGCCTCATCTTGACCTCGTGTGCATAGTTGAAGGATTGCAACTCTCGCCATCTTCTCTCATTACTGGCAGGTAGTTTCCAAAGTTGTATCTAAAGCTGGAaacttctgcttcctctgtagTTTGTATCTGTGAACTCTTAACCACTGGCTCTCTTCCTTCTTGTTTTAAGTGCAGAACTTGAGCAATGCGAGTACCACAAGAAAGCGCATGTGGGTTTGTGTCACAGTCTGTCTGCATTTTGCTTTATGTAGTGTTCTTCTCTTGTACTAGGTGAGTGTTCAACATGGCGCCCTTCCTCCGTATCGCCTTCAATACATATGACATGGGAGCTCTGACTCCCACGAGTGAGATTCCCATCtgtgccatcaagctgaaggagTCTGTCAACACAGGTAGGCACAGGTGTCTACAAGTGTTTATGAAACCTAATTTCTGTATGTTCCAAATGATAATCGTAATGTTGTTTTTCCAGAGCGAGGCAAGACATTGGTGCAGAGGAAGCCCACCTTGTTCCCAGCCTGGAAGTCTTCGTTCGATGCTCACATCAATGAGGGACGCGTCCTAGAAGTGGTCCTCATGATGAGCACAGAGGAGCCCTTGGCCAAAGCCACGATGGGCGTGGCTGCCCTGGCGGAACGCTGTAAAAGGTCCAAAAACAGCGGACGTATCGAGTTCTGGATGGACCTGCAACCGTCAGGAAAGGTCCAGATGGCTGCACAGTACTTCCTTGAAGATGTCGATGCAGGTGAATGTTGTATTTGAAAACAGAAATTTTATATACAATAAAacagttgttccctgaccgggaatcgaacccgggccgcggcggtgagagcgccgaatcctaaccactagaccaccagggagtGTGAGTGGGGCCAGATATATGGGGAccagttgcccccccccccacccaccatccccccttctgtctctctcactcagGACCAGAGTAGATGACTTGACAGCAGTGCTGATGTGTGATGCCCTCTACTGGCAGAATTAACCTCTGATGTCAATGGTCCTTCTCTCACAGGCTCAATACACTCAATACAGTACTTACAGGCAATGTAACTTTCGCTTAATTCATGCGGGGACTGGAGGTGTGGCCATGAAGCCAGTGAACCGTAACAGTTCCTCAAGGTTATGTTGGACTTTGGTCTGGCCTGTGTTGCACCAATAAGTATGTCTGCCAGGAGCTATAAATGTGTATTAGTTCTACAATTGTTTGGATAGTTTTAGGATCTTTCGCCAACGTGAAACTAAAATAATTTGCTGCTATGACAAATAGAATTGAAGTAGATTAGTACTTTATTTACTATTTAGCCAACAAGCAGACAGGAAATCCAGTCTGTGATTGTCACTGCCCACATGGAGAGGACAGGAGTCAGGAGTGCTTTTGAGTAGAACAAACATAGTCTGGGTTCAATGTTCAGGGTCGGAGGAGGTCAAAGGGGGGACGTGTACTGTTAATAAAGACCTCCCAACGCCATCAGAACCCTCCTACACACTCCACAGGTTTCCTGAAAAGCAGCCCACGGTATTTTTAGGCGTGTGTGAACGGCCGCTGCTCTGCCTGTCTCTAGTCTTCCCTCCGCTCTCTCGCTCAGTCCCACTTTCTTGGCTCGGCTCCCTGAAGCGCTGTCCAAACATAAACATCTGTCTGTGGGATGGAAGAAAGGAAATGAGTTTATCTCCCCGGCCTCATTACTCCTTACatgttcctctgtctgtccgccatctccctccctcccatccACCCACCTGCTCTCCATATCTGCTTACGCCGTCCTTGTTTATCTCTCTCACGCCTCTCTGGGTGAGTTTTGACCCCACCCTTACTCGCGTGAGGAGCTGCTTTTTCGAGGGCATTTGTGTCCACATCAGTGATGTTTTTGGCTGATACGTTGTTGACAAAAGTGGCATTGGAGTTCATTTTTGGACAAGTCTTAAACCAGTCCTGTCACCAGCAAAATATGAAAGCCTTGATGATCTGATGATGTGCACATGTGAAAGAAAATAGGCAACTTATACCACACTGGACAGTATATAAATATTGTGGTAGACTAATATtacaaaacatacacacactactttttcttctgtcttgtgttttctgtgtataTTCCTGGTCACAGTCGGTGATGAATTCCTGTTTTAAGGCAGCTTGTTTTCACAAATGGATCTTGTCCCTCAGGCCCGTCTAAGCCATCCATGAAGGTTTCTCTAGAGGATGGAGCCACGACtctgaacaggaggagaggcgCAGTCAAGCAGCCCCGGGTTCACGTGATTAAGAACCATGAATTCATAGCCACCTTCTTTGGCCAGCCCACCTTCTGCTCTGTGTGCAGAGACTTCGTCTGGTGAGACCCCGGGTTCTGTCTTTGTTGCTTGAGGGCTGTCACTAATAATTGTCTTTActatgttgtgttttgtttagccAGTCAAGTCATTCTTGTCTCCCATCATtacttcagctgtttgtttttgtaccaCATTTAGTTATGATGTCACCTACTGTATGTCCTATTAGAACAGTCCACCTCCCAAGGGTGTTTCTCCAAAGACCAATTAGTAGAGTTTCTAAATTCTTAAATGCAGGTTGCTGGTTAATAATAGTAGGAAcaactgcagctactgtaagaatGACTCACTGTCCGGTTATGTCAGCAGGTCTAACCTGTAAaccgcgtgtgtgcgcgtgcgtgtgtttggcCATTGTGCCATCTGAGAATTTTCCTACAAACAAGTTTCAAACTCATTAAGGTCTCTCTGAGATGGAAAATATTTTTCACTTGGCTCATAACAAGAGTAAAATGCTGAGTCATTGCTGTGTTTTTGCAACCCTGCTAATGTAGTTTACTTCTTTGTTGCTTGCTAATAATTTTCCGTGCCTTACTCTTACCACATCACTGCCATGACTATAATCTAACAAAAAATGTCTTTGTTATATTCAGGTAATTTCACCAGTGCTAATAATTTAGTTATGCGAAACAAATGTACTATGTTGCAGTTATACAATATTAAaagtttatttctgttttccttctACAGGGGACTCAACAAGCAAGGTTACAAGTGCAAACGTGAGTGGTTGCTGTTTAACGGTGATTTATATTTTATCCTGTTACATTATTCACAACTAAAATTAATAATCTgccctttatttattattttacccAGAATGCAACGCAGCAATCCATAAGAGATGCATCGAAATGATTATTGGCAGGTGCACTGGAACAGCAACCAACAGTCGTGACACCATGGTAAGCGAGGTTATCGTTCGCTAACATGTATGCAAATCTAGACCTTGGCTCTGACCCAGACAGCAAACTGCATTTTACTAGTCTATAAATTTATTTCGTTACCAAAATGTCTAATGCAAAAATGAACCAAGTCTCCAATTCCTCAGCcaagtgaatgaatgaacaacTAAATGCACTGTGTTGTGCACTTCTGGAATCGTTATTAcctgaataataaatgaatagaaACATGTGCTCTTTTATTGGTTGTAGACTTTTACTCAAAGAATCACATCTAAGCCGAGTTAAAtggatctgtgtgtttgtagttcCAGAAAGAGCGCTTTAAAATTGACATGCCGCATCGCTTCAAGTACTATAACTACAAAAGCCCCACGTTCTGCGACCACTGTGGCAGTCTGCTGTGGGGTCTCTATAAACAGGGCCTCAAATGTGAAGGTGAGCACAGACGGATGGTATTTGTAAAATTGGGGtggcattgttttgttttttttttattgctaccctgatatatatgtatatatttttattacaattCTTCTCTCCCCATAACTaatcctatttttttttttactttgagtAGACTGTGCCATGAACGTTCATAGTTACTGTCAGAATAAAGTGGCCAATCTGTGCGGAATCAACCAGAAACTCCTGGCAGAAGCTCTGGGTCAAATCTCTCAGGTTCGGACATTATCATTTTAACTCTTAACTTGTCATTTGGACATTTTATCTGGCTGCACAGTCAAAAATGTTTTGGCTcggctttttttcctccacagaaACCTTCAAAGAAAAATGATAAATCAAATTCACCAGATGTTGGCGTTTACCAGGACATTCAAAGTGCAACAGTGGACCCTAGTGGTAAGACATGGTCATTAGTTTTATCTTCAAGGATATGATGGGTTTAGTCAATACACTGATAGTATTTAACTGTGTTTGCGTTCTAGTTATAATTGTAGGaattttgcacatttatttaCTGTGTACAAATGTGTGTCTAAAGCAGACAGACCTAAGAAGGGTGTGACCCCTCCCCCAGCAACCCCAGTTTCCAGGAAACACCTCACCATGAACCACCTGGTGTTCCACAAAGTGCTGGGCAAGGGCAGCTTTGGCAAGGTACACCGCACAGCcgtatataataaatataaaatgattgTGTAATCACGCAAAAAGTGATACTGATACAGATGAACACTGCTGATTTAAAATGATGCAGTCCTGACTCTCCGGCTCTGCTTTTCCAGGTGCTGCTGGCGGAACTGAAGGGCCAGGGTCAGTTCTTTGCTGTGAAGGTTCTGAAGAAAGACGTGGTTCTCATGGACGACGACGTGGAGTGCACCATGGTGGAGAAGAGAGTGCTGTCTCTGGCTTGGGAGAACCCCTTCCTCACACACCTCTACTCCACCTTCCAGTCAAAGGTAAGCACGCGAGCACTGAACACAGCACGTCTGCCCTTGTAAACGCATAAGAAGCAGACAATCAAAAGAATCATTTTGCGCCGCCGTCTAAGAGCAGCAATTCACAGCTGATGATGCTTCTATTCATCTTCATTCGAATCTATTCTGTCTCTCACATACGCTTATCATGTCACGTTGGCTTTGTGCAGGAGCATCTCTTCTTTGTAATGGAATACCTGAATGGAGGCGACTTGATGTTCCACATCCAAGACAAAGGCCGCTTCGATCTCAACAGAGCCATGTGAGTGCACCGGGATGATGTGCAAAGAAATGAGAGATGCCGCGATTCTTATTTTCCACAATAGGGGATATGTAACCAGTTCTTAGTGGCAGTAAACCCGTGTTTAATGGTTGTGTTGCACATTTCAGATTTTACTCGGCTGAGATAATTGTGGGACTGCAGTTCCTTCACTCAAAAGGAATCAtctacaggtacagtaggacCCAACAGGCGTTGTGCACTGCTGTCTGCAACCCCTGTGTAACTAAACACAATATGCTGTAGCACGCTTTGAgtgtctgttttattgtgtgttcCTGCAGAGACCTTAAACTGGACAATGTCATGCTGGACAAGGACGGACACATAAAGATTGCCGACTTTGGCATGTGTAAAGAGAACGTGTTTGGAGACAACAAAGGCTCCACGTTCTGCGGAACGCCAGATTACATTGCGCCAGAGGTTTGTTTGGGGTCTGATTCCTTTAAAGCATGCAGATTAGAATAGTCATCACTTTTCAAATATGACTCCCTTGACTCAACTATGGCCATCGTTGGCAAATGCATCCTATTGGTGAGAGACAACACAAATATGAGGAGGCCCCTGACTTACTTTTGATGTGTTTGTCAAATCCCTCGTCTCAGATCCTTCTTGGACAGAAGTACACCTTCTCTGTGGACTGGTGGTCCTTTGGTGTGCTGGTGTACGAGATGCTCATTGGCCAGTCCCCTTTCCAAGGCGACGATGAGGACGAACTGTTTGAATCCATCAGGACGGACGTTCCTCACTACCCTCGGTGGATTACGAAGGAATCCAAGACCCTGCTGGAACAGGTGactaatgtacagtatgcagtaTAGACAAAAAGGAACGTCACAGCATGTGCTTCTCTTTCTCATAATAGATTATTACAGAGagctgttgtttgtgtgctAAATCTGCTTGTCTCCCTTCACTACTTCAGCTGTTTGAGCGGGATCCCACTCGCAGACTGGGTGTAGTGGGAAACATCCGCACACAGGCCTTCTTTAAAACCGTCAACTGGCCTGCGCTGGAGAAGAGAGAAGTGGAGCCTCCTTTCAAACCTAAAGTGGTAAGAGCCTTGTTTCCCCTTAAAGAGCTATGTTGCAACAGTAAATGATTCATGAACATAGAATTCTAACTTTTAACATCTGGAAATACCTTTCAATCGTCATTGACCTTACTGAAATTCCTGAACTGCACCACACAGAAATCTGCCAGCGACTGCAGCAACTTTGACCGGGAGTTCCTGAACGAGAAGCCTCGTCTCTCCCACGCAGACAAAAACCTCATTGACTCCATGGACCAGTCAGCATTTGCCGGGTTTTCCTTCGTCAACCCGAGACTGGAACACATGAtaagcaaataaaaagacaaaatggcTGCCCCTGAGAACACTGTCTCAACAAAGCACTCCAAAGTAGGCTCTTATCCTATTTCCTTTATCTTCATGGAGTCTGTTCAACCGGATGGATGACTTGAATGAAAAAAGATTTGGGACAGAGGATGAATTTTTTTAGTTTCACTATACGAGGATAAGATAACATGATGGCAGGCATCTAAAGCAATAATCCCGTGTGAGCTGTCAGACTCTATAAGTGTAAATAAATTGGCATAAAGCTCCAGGATATGAAGGGAGAGTCTTAAGGAACCAGTGTTACTGTAATCGACATCAGTGATTCATTCAGTCTCTTCATCTGGCAGATTTCATCTTCTGAATCATTTTGTGTAATGTACGTGTAAATTTTAATTTGTGGACTCAATATGACAGTTATTTACTTACACAAACATGTATCCTTAACGTCACACACGTCCAAGGAGTTTATTATTGGTGCATGAAACTGAGGGTGTTTACAGGTATTTTCTCTGATGAAAACGGTGCTACTTAATCCTTAATTAATTTAGGTATTAGAcagattttaaatttaatgGTGGGACAACTTTGAACCCATCTAAACTGGAGTAGGGTAACTGTAGACCTGATTTGCTTTCTGCGCTGTcatgagaaaacacaaattTCTACATGGTAGTCCTCCTGTCTGTGATCTGCCTCTGGTGCCCTCACTCATGCTCTACATCGACTAAAGTATAATGCAAACAATCATTCTTTAAATAATATCAATTTCTAGGTTATCACTTACTGGAATGTTCAGCAGCAATGGTgtggtacgtgtgtgtgtgtgtgtgtgtgtgtgtgtgtgtgtgtgtgtgtgtgtgtgtgtgtgtgtgtgtgtgtgtgtgtgtgtgtgtatatatatatatatatatatatatatctgttaGTATTTAGTATTGAAGGATGCTGTTTCGGATGGACATTTTATTGTCAAATGTGCTCTATTACTTGAATGTAGGATTTTTTTACATAGGAAAAAATATAatggtgtgtgtatataaaaatTGTATGTAAACAAGCTGTatgggtgttttttttactgtccatcttttacatctaattataaataaatatataatgaacTTAAATTTCAATTAACCtaattatttgtatttaaatgatTATTCTGCACTGTTTTATAGATAAGTTCTTATTTGTTCACCCATAATAGAAATTCCAGTGTTACTCGCTGCGTTTCTGCTGTAGAGAACATCTGCTTGCTCGGACATCGTTGTGTAAAGCAATTGAAACACCCCCAAGCGCCACAGGGACACGTCGGCCCTTGTCGCCATCTAGCGGTCAGGTGATGCAACTGCGCCATCCGCGTTCGAAGTAAATGAGAGGCGAGGGAGGCATTCCTGCAGTGCGCACGGCTTTTATGCGAGGCGTCCTCACCCTCCGTCCCCAGCAGCAACCCACCGTCTTCTGCAGGATGTGGACACTCACAAAATAGCGGGCACGAGGCAGAACCAGCAGCGAGCACTGAGAGATAACGCCAATGCAGCACTAAAGTTGTACATCATTTTTATACCGAATGGCCATAAAtaacagccacaataaaacaaaacaaaaaaacactgcattcaAAAACACTTGCTTTCCATTGCCGGGGATTGTTCGTTTAGCCTGTTAACCCCATTTCCTAATATTAGTTTTACAGCCAGCACGAACGCCTCATAGAGACAGCACCTCTGCACTTTAataaaatgactgaatgaatttAGAAGTGAATGCCTTCCCCCTTTTGATTTATTCATGGCTTTCTGATTGTTTCGACTGTTCATGCAACATCCGGTCGCTTTTCTTAGCCCACGTTTATTGTACTGCTTCCACCTTAACGAATGCAAAacgggatttttttttcttttgttataaTAGGCATCCGAAGGGTTGGTCTATTGTGGAGGATTATCTGAGGCTGTTGCCTGTATATGGTCCAAATGAGCGGCAAAACCTCTTTCTGACAGCGGATTAGGCAGCAAGACTCTCGGAGACGTTTTCTACACTTGTTTTATAAATCAAGCGCATATATATAACACACAATGGCTGGACTTTGATCATTGCACTGGCAGTGTGAACGCATATTTCTAGCAGATTctcccgccctcctcctccaaaaaaaaaaaaaaaattccccgACTTGAGCTCGTTGTGCAGCAGAAGTACCGAAACAGCAGTGACTGATCATTTTAATAGTCCGTGTGACAGGGCGTTAGTGCGGTTTACTTGAAAGTACTGCCACATTCCTCCTTTTGTGGCACCACGTAGTACTTAATTCACTTCACAATTATTGCGCTGAAGGATAAAATAAAGCAAGTCGAGCCCATCGCCGATAACACGGTGTTTGTGCAACTTCATTATATGGCGAATTGCTTTTTCGCGGCAAAAAAACACATTCCACTTATCGAAAGTGGGTCGATGTACGTGCAATTAATTCCAGCTCAACCATTAAGTAAGTGTTGAATCCGCTGGGGATAAAACGCTTTAACGACTTATTCGGTTCGCCATCGCCGTTGACACGCAGcaaacattgtgtttttgattttcttttttgcgGGCTGCCGATATTAGTGCGGATTCCGCTTGTGTgatattttattgtgtgtgtgaagatggaAGTCAGTGTGATGTAGCCGGGCTCGGAGGCATACAGGCGGCAGAACATGCGCAGTGGCCGTTTGTGCCATATTGGAACGAGGTCGTGAACGAGAAGTGCGTCAAGCCGGCGAGGCGCCGCCGGAGCAGACCAGGAAGTATCGCGATGTTATCGTCAAGACAAAAAGGCCCCGCTGTCGCTGGGACGACAGTTGCAGCCGCGGCGCCTACgacggttttattttgaaacgtcCAACCGGGCCTGTCGGTTCGGGTTTCCGCTAGCTTACCGGTGCTGCGAGCGAGCAGGCGGAGAGGAACGGCATCTAAAAAGCGACTTGGAAAAACTACTTAGCGGTAAGGGGCGAATTTTGCGACTAAACATTCACATACTCTGTGTTGTGCGTTACTAATTCCCAgcggtgttttgttttggggtGGCGCGTTCGCCTTTTTTCCCGTCTCTCAAAAAGATGAGTCGGGTTCGGTCGAGTGTAAGCGCCCTATTGCTCGGCAGCCTGCTCTTATTGCTCAAGCCGTGACGTTCAGTAACTTGACTCGGACGCAGGCGATTTTACCATGTGTCCGGCGAGTCCCACACGGCCGCTACGCGAGCAGGGTCGCGTCTTTATTTATTACGCGGCAATTAGGTGATTTGCTTAATCGGTATTTGCCATGTTCCCCTCAGTGTGAAAGTTAGACCATCGGAGCcatagtctctctctctctctctctctctctccccccctctctctccctctcgctgcgAAGCCATTGCGTTAATGCCCCATCTCTGTCTCCGAACGCTTCGTTTTAGTCCGCGCGAGCGGTGCGATCTTAAGCTGGTCGCAGATCAAGGACTGCGCGGAAATTTCCAGCGCTTTGCCCTTGAACTACTCCGTATATTTGTAATGCCGTAGCCTTACATAATGAAGGTTGGACGACCTCGGTCGATGCGTGTTCCTGGGTAGCTCTCCGCCACGACGGGCTGCGCGAACTCATTTGTGTGTAAAACGCTCCCGACGCGAAGCACGGGGCGACGCGCCGAGGTTCCGTCGCGGCGCTGTCACGTTCCAGCGGCCCATGGTTCTTCTGGTGAACTTCCCCATTGTGCAACTTGAGCGATCCGCTGGCAGCGCTGCTCCCGTTGACGTGCCGCTACGCGAAGCGCGACGAGCGGCGATTTAGCAACTAAACGGGGCAATCGGACGCGGGTCGCCGTGTTCCGTAGTCACGCTGTGTGGACTTTTTTATTTCGGAGGTCAGTTTGAAGTTAGAGCAGAACTGATGGGTTGCCAACGGGAAGGACGTGCTCCTCCTGGATGGGTTGGTGTGCAAACCCTGTGTTTGgggtgttttttattatttaaatcacCAAGAAGCGCTAATGTCTCCTATAACTGCACAGTCAATTCTACCCCAATTTATTAGATGGTTTAAGAGACGTGAAGTTTACAGATGCTTAAACTTCATTTGCAAATCGTTAAAGGGTTGTTTACCTGCCcatacaaacaaaacaccagcaattactcagactcacacacatactTTGGGTTTTTACGTGGTGATATTTGCCTCCCACCCAAAACAACCAAGTTTCAGTTTCATTCCAACACATCATATTAAAAAAGCATCTTTTCACAGACAGCATCTGAGTTAACCTGAATGAAAGTCAGTCTCAGTTTTAGTTGGAACCATCTTGTATTCCAGTTTGTATAGAGCATGTTTGATGGGCCTGGTTGTGTTGAGGAGATGAGTCTTCATCACTACAGGTCAGTGAGACGGACCTGGATGAACTATCTTTATGAGCTTTTTCAGCACGTACATATGAAACATCATAATATTACAACAATTTGAAAATATATTAAGATGATCGATTCAGTGCTTTttagacatttacatttttgtacAAATCAGagtgcaaacacaaactcatttgACGCTACATTACAGCATACATTGTAAAGTCATTTAGTGGTGATGAGCAGGTGCCTTAACTGTGATAGGGGAAATGTTTCACCAGTTAATTTCATTTTGTCGAAAGCtgactttgatttgatttccTGGAGAAGCTGTACGCTGCGAGTGAatgagtatttttttttttcagattgtgTTTCCCGCCCAGGGACCTCAAAGGTTCAGGAAGACTTGTTCAGAAATGCTTCACCGCATGCTAAGTGCAGATGAGAATATGGTTCAGTAAGTGCTTGTACAGAGGACGTAGGGAGGATCtgtccgtttgtgtgtgtgtgtgcgtgtgtttgcgtgggtgTGCACATATTTGGCCCTTTCTCTTTCAGGTTCAGAGTGTTGGGTGTTGCAAAAAGGTTGAGGCAGACCGCTGCGAGCTGTGGCCCAGACAGACCATTCACTATGTGAAAGAGGGGAAGTTGATTTTCTTCCTGTTCTTCTCTGCACAGTTAAGGGCAGTACAAATGTACGGTTTAAGTCCGACAACATAACAAATGCCCTTAGGGCTTTTGTAAAAATGCAGCTGTGCAGTCAGTTAGGAGCTATTACTCAAACTCAGCTTTATCTTTTTGAGTTTTATTGACTCACTGTTATCTTGTTCAAACTGCATCAAAAATGTGCACAACCAGATAAACGACGAAACTGAttgaaacagaaagaagaacCAGAAGTAAAAACAGAACCCGTCTAGAAAAATCCAGGAAATTATCAACACTTCAATATATAGAAAAGTCGGCATCAGGTGTTCGAGGCCCATCTCTAAACTTtagctctgtgtttctgtgcccATTGCTCTTTTCCACCCTTATGTGAAGAGCATGACCTCCAGGGACAATGAGGCCCTCTGGGGTGTGTgttggatggagggagggagagaaaga contains:
- the LOC114855416 gene encoding protein kinase C delta type-like isoform X1 → MAPFLRIAFNTYDMGALTPTSEIPICAIKLKESVNTERGKTLVQRKPTLFPAWKSSFDAHINEGRVLEVVLMMSTEEPLAKATMGVAALAERCKRSKNSGRIEFWMDLQPSGKVQMAAQYFLEDVDAGPSKPSMKVSLEDGATTLNRRRGAVKQPRVHVIKNHEFIATFFGQPTFCSVCRDFVWGLNKQGYKCKQCNAAIHKRCIEMIIGRCTGTATNSRDTMFQKERFKIDMPHRFKYYNYKSPTFCDHCGSLLWGLYKQGLKCEDCAMNVHSYCQNKVANLCGINQKLLAEALGQISQKPSKKNDKSNSPDVGVYQDIQSATVDPSADRPKKGVTPPPATPVSRKHLTMNHLVFHKVLGKGSFGKVLLAELKGQGQFFAVKVLKKDVVLMDDDVECTMVEKRVLSLAWENPFLTHLYSTFQSKEHLFFVMEYLNGGDLMFHIQDKGRFDLNRAIFYSAEIIVGLQFLHSKGIIYRDLKLDNVMLDKDGHIKIADFGMCKENVFGDNKGSTFCGTPDYIAPEILLGQKYTFSVDWWSFGVLVYEMLIGQSPFQGDDEDELFESIRTDVPHYPRWITKESKTLLEQLFERDPTRRLGVVGNIRTQAFFKTVNWPALEKREVEPPFKPKVKSASDCSNFDREFLNEKPRLSHADKNLIDSMDQSAFAGFSFVNPRLEHMISK
- the LOC114855416 gene encoding protein kinase C delta type-like isoform X2, which codes for MAPFLRIAFNTYDMGALTPTSEIPICAIKLKESVNTERGKTLVQRKPTLFPAWKSSFDAHINEGRVLEVVLMMSTEEPLAKATMGVAALAERCKRSKNSGRIEFWMDLQPSGKVQMAAQYFLEDVDAGPSKPSMKVSLEDGATTLNRRRGAVKQPRVHVIKNHEFIATFFGQPTFCSVCRDFVWGLNKQGYKCKQCNAAIHKRCIEMIIGRCTGTATNSRDTMFQKERFKIDMPHRFKYYNYKSPTFCDHCGSLLWGLYKQGLKCEDCAMNVHSYCQNKVANLCGINQKLLAEALGQISQKPSKKNDKSNSPDVGVYQDIQSATVDPSDRPKKGVTPPPATPVSRKHLTMNHLVFHKVLGKGSFGKVLLAELKGQGQFFAVKVLKKDVVLMDDDVECTMVEKRVLSLAWENPFLTHLYSTFQSKEHLFFVMEYLNGGDLMFHIQDKGRFDLNRAIFYSAEIIVGLQFLHSKGIIYRDLKLDNVMLDKDGHIKIADFGMCKENVFGDNKGSTFCGTPDYIAPEILLGQKYTFSVDWWSFGVLVYEMLIGQSPFQGDDEDELFESIRTDVPHYPRWITKESKTLLEQLFERDPTRRLGVVGNIRTQAFFKTVNWPALEKREVEPPFKPKVKSASDCSNFDREFLNEKPRLSHADKNLIDSMDQSAFAGFSFVNPRLEHMISK